In one Candidatus Ozemobacteraceae bacterium genomic region, the following are encoded:
- a CDS encoding response regulator, whose protein sequence is MNERDATTNRAAENASPADESRFRLFFDAAADGLVGIDLQGNITHANPASLRLTGYAHAEMSGRNAHDLLHGPHQGDDPIQEAGCPLKRSVSESGAEHSDTDIFRRKDGSSFHVRYSIAPVLDGKQRVGALLSFHEIARPHAETDQLRAILEESPVGVSILDAAGRQIFSNRRLAELFGVPHEELMARSCASYLANPDDKLAITKELERTGILRDRETAFRRPDGRIVWVLLNAQFIEVAGARQRLNWFYDFTEIRDVREKLTRTGFLAENALELTKAGHWTIPMDGSGYYIASERAAKIFGYEPRPDWRYHLVADWLVHVEEADPAAAKRADELFTGAMEGRYPIYDARYPYRRPNDGVVVWIHEHGYITKDSEGRPVEMLGVAQDVTDQVVAQQALARSQERLELALKGARLGLSDWRIDADIFDTNEIWAELLGYTPGELLETYGRGSARWRALVHPDDLEKVVRIGEEHLSGNLDEFRAEYRMKTKAGGWKWLLDIGRCVERDAAGRGTRMIGIQLDLDARKEVEAALAKAKEMAEAATAAKSSFLANMSHEIRTPMNAILGMTQLALQTDLNPQQRNYVSKVHRAAENLLGIINDILDFSKIEANRLTMENTDFWLEDVFDNIAGLIGLRAEDKGLELLFNTPVDIPSALVGDPLRLGQIIVNLGNNAVKFTEKGDIVIGVDVAEQSESSVELHFWVRDSGIGMSPDEQAKLFESFSQADASTTRKYGGTGLGLAISRRLVEMMHGRIWLESAPGKGSTFHFTARFGLQASPLRRTALTADDVKGMRVLIVDDNAGAREILGSIAKSFGFAIETASNGYRAIELVEQSDRSGGRPFDLILMDWRMPGMTGLECIQRIRSNRVSRIPAVIMVTAYGRDEALTDAKRIGIAPIKILTKPVTPSTLLDSIGDVLGRVSPVDRRSTTRDEALVASLRKLGGARVLLVEDNDLNRELAQELLRRAGLEVVLAGNGSEALRVLGECGRIDGILMDCQMPVMDGYEATRAIRAMPAFKDIPIIAMTANAMAGDREKVLDAGMNDHVAKPLNVQGMFATLAKWIKPSGKAVLEHAPVATEPSVRIPPIEGIDLERGLSLVMGNASFYRRMLIKFRNTQGRFRDAFAKARADDDPQAAVRCAHTLKGCSANLGITCIQERAMKLEKACSEGGDPATIDALLEETAAELDRVLRELAALDEPPKTTPVPTPAMHDRRELLDVCDRLRKLFEQDDAAAITLVENHAALLREAFGDRFAALEKTVREYDFEEALAILEQGLADGAAG, encoded by the coding sequence ATGAACGAACGGGATGCCACGACGAATCGCGCGGCAGAGAACGCATCGCCGGCCGATGAGAGCCGGTTCCGCCTGTTTTTCGACGCCGCGGCCGACGGCCTGGTGGGAATCGATCTTCAGGGGAATATCACCCATGCCAACCCGGCCTCTCTCAGACTGACGGGATACGCTCATGCGGAGATGAGCGGCAGGAACGCGCATGACCTGCTGCATGGTCCGCATCAGGGCGATGACCCGATTCAGGAGGCCGGGTGCCCGCTGAAACGCTCTGTAAGCGAGTCTGGTGCGGAGCATTCCGATACCGATATTTTCCGCCGGAAAGACGGGAGTTCCTTCCACGTCAGATACTCGATTGCGCCGGTTCTCGACGGGAAGCAGCGGGTCGGGGCGCTTCTCTCGTTCCACGAGATCGCCCGGCCGCACGCCGAGACCGATCAGCTCAGGGCGATCCTCGAGGAGAGCCCCGTCGGGGTGTCGATCCTCGACGCCGCCGGCCGGCAGATCTTCAGCAACCGGCGCCTTGCCGAGCTGTTCGGTGTCCCCCACGAGGAGTTGATGGCGCGTTCCTGCGCCTCCTACCTCGCCAATCCAGACGACAAGCTTGCGATCACGAAGGAGCTCGAGCGCACGGGCATCCTGCGCGACAGGGAAACGGCGTTCCGCCGCCCCGACGGGCGCATCGTCTGGGTGCTTCTGAACGCGCAGTTCATCGAGGTCGCTGGCGCCCGCCAGCGGCTGAACTGGTTCTACGATTTCACCGAGATCCGCGACGTCCGGGAAAAACTCACGCGTACCGGCTTCCTCGCCGAGAACGCCCTCGAACTGACGAAGGCCGGCCACTGGACGATCCCGATGGACGGCTCCGGATACTATATCGCGTCCGAACGCGCGGCGAAGATCTTCGGCTACGAGCCCCGCCCCGACTGGCGGTACCACCTGGTCGCCGACTGGCTGGTTCACGTCGAGGAGGCGGACCCCGCCGCGGCGAAGCGCGCCGACGAATTGTTCACGGGAGCGATGGAGGGGCGGTATCCGATCTACGACGCGCGATATCCCTACAGACGGCCGAACGACGGCGTCGTCGTCTGGATACATGAACATGGATATATAACAAAAGATTCGGAAGGACGGCCCGTCGAGATGCTGGGCGTGGCCCAGGACGTCACCGACCAGGTCGTGGCGCAGCAGGCCCTCGCCCGAAGTCAGGAACGCCTCGAACTTGCCCTGAAAGGCGCCCGGCTGGGGTTGTCGGACTGGCGCATCGACGCCGACATATTCGACACGAACGAGATCTGGGCCGAACTTCTCGGCTATACGCCCGGCGAGCTTCTCGAAACATACGGGCGCGGTTCCGCCCGGTGGCGGGCCCTGGTTCACCCCGACGATCTCGAGAAGGTCGTGCGGATCGGCGAAGAGCATCTGTCCGGAAACCTCGACGAGTTCCGGGCCGAGTATCGCATGAAGACGAAGGCGGGGGGCTGGAAATGGCTTCTCGACATCGGCAGGTGCGTTGAGCGCGATGCCGCCGGCCGCGGCACCCGAATGATCGGGATCCAGCTCGACCTCGACGCCCGCAAGGAGGTCGAGGCGGCCCTCGCGAAAGCCAAGGAGATGGCCGAAGCCGCAACCGCCGCCAAGTCGAGCTTTTTGGCCAACATGTCCCACGAGATCCGCACGCCGATGAACGCGATTCTCGGTATGACCCAGCTCGCCCTCCAGACCGACCTCAACCCCCAGCAGCGCAACTACGTCAGCAAGGTGCATCGCGCCGCCGAGAACCTGCTGGGCATCATCAACGACATCCTCGACTTCTCCAAGATCGAGGCGAACCGGTTGACCATGGAGAATACCGACTTCTGGCTCGAGGATGTGTTCGACAACATCGCCGGTCTGATCGGCCTGAGGGCCGAAGACAAAGGCCTGGAACTCCTCTTCAACACGCCGGTCGACATCCCGTCGGCCCTCGTCGGCGACCCCCTGCGGCTGGGCCAGATCATCGTGAACCTCGGAAACAATGCCGTGAAGTTCACCGAAAAGGGCGACATCGTCATCGGCGTCGACGTTGCCGAACAAAGCGAAAGCTCCGTCGAGCTTCACTTCTGGGTCCGCGATTCCGGCATCGGCATGTCGCCCGACGAGCAGGCGAAGCTATTCGAATCCTTCAGCCAGGCGGACGCATCGACGACCCGCAAATACGGCGGCACCGGCCTGGGCCTGGCCATTTCCAGGCGGCTCGTCGAAATGATGCACGGCCGCATCTGGCTCGAAAGCGCTCCCGGGAAAGGCTCCACCTTCCATTTCACGGCCCGGTTCGGCCTCCAGGCGTCTCCCCTGCGCCGCACGGCCCTGACGGCAGACGACGTGAAGGGCATGCGCGTCCTGATCGTCGACGACAACGCCGGCGCCCGCGAGATCCTCGGCTCGATCGCGAAAAGCTTCGGCTTCGCGATCGAAACCGCCTCGAACGGATACCGGGCGATCGAACTGGTCGAACAGTCCGACCGGTCGGGAGGCCGGCCGTTCGACCTCATCCTCATGGACTGGCGGATGCCGGGCATGACGGGCCTCGAGTGCATCCAGCGCATTCGCAGCAACCGCGTCTCACGCATTCCCGCCGTCATCATGGTTACCGCCTACGGGCGTGACGAGGCGCTCACCGATGCAAAGAGGATCGGCATCGCTCCGATCAAGATTCTCACGAAGCCCGTCACCCCATCCACGCTTCTCGACTCGATCGGGGACGTGCTGGGTCGCGTTTCCCCGGTCGATCGGCGTTCGACGACGCGCGACGAAGCGCTCGTGGCGAGCTTGCGCAAACTCGGCGGCGCGAGGGTGCTCCTGGTGGAGGACAACGATCTGAACCGCGAACTCGCCCAGGAACTGCTTCGGCGCGCCGGCCTCGAGGTGGTCCTCGCGGGAAACGGCAGTGAAGCCCTCCGGGTGCTCGGCGAGTGCGGCCGAATCGACGGCATCCTCATGGACTGCCAGATGCCGGTGATGGACGGCTACGAGGCGACCCGGGCGATCCGGGCCATGCCGGCGTTCAAGGACATCCCGATCATTGCCATGACGGCCAACGCGATGGCCGGCGATCGCGAGAAGGTGCTCGACGCCGGCATGAACGATCACGTGGCCAAGCCGCTGAACGTGCAGGGGATGTTCGCCACGCTTGCAAAATGGATCAAGCCTTCCGGAAAAGCCGTGCTGGAGCATGCTCCTGTGGCAACCGAGCCTTCCGTCCGCATTCCGCCGATCGAAGGCATCGATCTGGAGCGAGGGCTGAGCCTCGTCATGGGAAACGCGTCGTTCTACAGGCGTATGCTGATCAAGTTTCGCAATACCCAAGGCCGTTTCCGGGATGCGTTCGCAAAAGCCCGTGCCGACGACGATCCGCAGGCGGCCGTGCGTTGCGCCCACACCCTGAAAGGCTGCTCGGCCAATCTGGGCATCACCTGCATCCAGGAGCGCGCGATGAAGCTCGAAAAAGCCTGCTCCGAGGGAGGGGATCCCGCGACGATCGATGCTCTGCTCGAGGAAACGGCCGCCGAGCTGGATCGGGTTCTGCGGGAACTGGCGGCCCTCGACGAACCGCCGAAGACCACGCCGGTTCCGACACCCGCCATGCACGATCGCCGGGAGCTGCTCGACGTCTGCGACCGGCTTCGGAAATTGTTCGAGCAGGATGACGCGGCCGCGATCACCCTGGTCGAGAACCACGCGGCCCTGCTCCGGGAGGCCTTTGGCGACAGGTTCGCGGCGCTGGAGAAGACCGTCCGTGAGTACGACTTCGAAGAAGCCCTCGCGATCCTCGAGCAGGGCCTGGCGGACGGGGCGGCGGGCTGA
- a CDS encoding ACT domain-containing protein, whose amino-acid sequence MNGEKRERVVITALGANKPGVLAGITRTIAESNVNIEDVTQKIMQDLFALMMVTDVAQANCSFDEFQSRMQKAADELKVKIFIQHEDVFKFMHRL is encoded by the coding sequence ATGAACGGTGAAAAACGCGAACGTGTGGTCATCACGGCGCTCGGCGCCAACAAGCCCGGCGTGCTGGCCGGTATCACGAGGACGATTGCCGAGAGCAACGTCAACATCGAGGACGTCACGCAGAAGATCATGCAGGATTTGTTCGCCCTCATGATGGTGACGGACGTCGCGCAGGCGAACTGTAGCTTCGACGAATTTCAGTCGCGGATGCAGAAGGCGGCCGACGAGCTGAAGGTGAAGATTTTCATCCAGCACGAAGACGTGTTCAAATTCATGCACCGGCTGTGA
- a CDS encoding Smr/MutS family protein codes for MDNEIDLHGLLVAEAIEAFIGYYNDRVRGGDYRRILVIHGYGSTGEGGKIRTRLRSFLAGHEEYLSFEPGEHLSGGNLGSTFVFPRKFLPSPLDALSNEILDYCRSPKTKSKIAGKFRNAGEAKIQACLQDLEKKKRLAVTHKGGYKVYTSI; via the coding sequence ATGGACAACGAAATCGATCTGCACGGGCTCCTGGTGGCCGAAGCCATCGAGGCGTTCATCGGGTATTACAACGACCGGGTGCGCGGCGGCGATTACCGCCGCATCCTCGTCATCCACGGCTACGGCTCAACCGGCGAGGGCGGGAAGATCCGGACCCGGCTCCGGAGTTTCCTGGCCGGCCACGAGGAGTATCTTTCCTTCGAACCCGGCGAGCATCTCAGCGGCGGAAACCTCGGCAGTACCTTCGTCTTTCCCCGAAAGTTTTTGCCTTCGCCGCTCGATGCCCTGTCCAACGAGATCCTCGACTACTGCCGGAGTCCCAAGACGAAATCGAAGATCGCCGGCAAGTTCCGCAACGCCGGCGAAGCGAAAATCCAGGCGTGCCTCCAGGACCTCGAAAAAAAGAAGCGACTTGCCGTCACTCACAAGGGCGGTTATAAGGTATATACTTCAATATAA
- a CDS encoding PHP domain-containing protein, translated as MTVVRRRINLHNHTTFSDGRFAVSEIVAEAARVGLEGIGISDHFYTRKVFRRSEPQAWLNSVWPAYLAEAETWRAAGSGGPKVWFGIELDTCFDRVEMSLAELPWAGINSLDYLLVEYAGEEEWGGMPVARLAELRQHCRIPVIVAHPAIDRLEDSLRLGPLCDMVRRFGYGLEMPGGSRNPWFWARRDAGILRDLCLTIGTDTHERLEDVGEIGKCLAFLERNGLLDRLADPDRLAEGIR; from the coding sequence ATGACAGTCGTGCGCCGGCGCATCAACCTGCATAACCATACGACCTTTTCCGACGGCCGGTTCGCCGTTTCCGAAATCGTCGCCGAGGCAGCGCGCGTGGGTCTCGAGGGCATCGGCATCAGCGATCATTTCTATACGCGCAAGGTATTCCGGAGGAGCGAACCGCAAGCATGGCTGAACTCGGTATGGCCGGCCTACCTGGCCGAAGCGGAAACGTGGCGCGCGGCCGGTTCCGGCGGGCCGAAAGTCTGGTTCGGGATCGAGCTCGACACCTGTTTCGACCGGGTTGAGATGAGTCTGGCCGAGCTGCCGTGGGCCGGCATCAACTCGCTCGACTACCTGCTGGTCGAATACGCGGGCGAGGAAGAGTGGGGCGGCATGCCAGTAGCGAGGCTCGCGGAGCTTCGGCAACACTGTCGTATTCCGGTCATTGTCGCACATCCAGCGATCGACCGCCTCGAAGATTCGTTGCGGCTGGGGCCGCTCTGTGATATGGTACGTCGGTTCGGATACGGCCTCGAGATGCCCGGCGGAAGTCGGAATCCGTGGTTCTGGGCGCGGCGCGACGCGGGCATTCTTCGCGACCTGTGCCTGACCATCGGAACCGACACCCACGAGCGTCTCGAAGACGTCGGAGAGATCGGAAAGTGCCTCGCGTTCCTCGAACGGAACGGGCTGCTCGACCGGCTCGCCGATCCGGACAGACTTGCGGAGGGCATCCGATGA
- a CDS encoding type II toxin-antitoxin system PemK/MazF family toxin, producing the protein MIPRIGCVLRVALERHVPGGHEQEGTRPVLVVGLPEHIGTPRYPMLIVVPLTTDRHSRWSAASPALYPRLSAGTGGIPSNSIALLDQVRAIDVSRVVGTSGEVPESTMKSILASLKHIFDTHPHRTQGRV; encoded by the coding sequence GTGATTCCCCGCATCGGCTGTGTCCTCCGCGTCGCGCTCGAGCGACATGTCCCCGGCGGTCACGAACAGGAGGGAACCCGGCCTGTCCTCGTCGTCGGTCTTCCTGAGCATATCGGAACACCCAGGTATCCGATGCTGATCGTCGTTCCCCTGACCACCGACCGCCATTCCAGGTGGTCAGCGGCTTCACCGGCCCTGTATCCCCGTCTTTCCGCGGGAACGGGCGGAATTCCCAGCAACTCGATCGCCCTCCTCGACCAGGTTCGTGCCATCGATGTATCGCGCGTCGTCGGCACATCCGGCGAAGTCCCGGAATCAACGATGAAATCGATCCTGGCATCCCTGAAACACATCTTCGACACGCATCCACACAGAACGCAGGGGCGGGTTTGA
- a CDS encoding PFL family protein encodes MSYSLEEVIELITAVGVETFDIRTITVGVSLLTCADEDVERCAAKVYDKVMRTAANLVPTAQAIERKFGIPIVNKRISVSPVAQIAGPCKGDTVVPVAAALDRAATELGVDFVGGFTANIQKGFTRGDQLLVNSIPDALSTTKRVCSSVNVGSSASGINMDGVYRMAQIMKETAERTRDRDGLGCAKLVIFCNQPEDNPFMAGACHGVGEAEAILHVGISGPGVVRAALANAGALDFGELSELIKKTSFKITRVGELVGREASRLMGIPFGVIDLSLAPTPAEGDSIADILEAMGLERTGCHGTTAALALLNDAVKKGGVMACTYAGGLSGAFIPVTEDASMCRAVEEGVLTIQKLEAMTCVCSVGLDMVAIPGDTSVEVLAGIIADEMAIGMINHKTTAVRLIPVPGKKAGDIVDFGGLLGKGPIMDVVRHSPAAFVKRGGRIPAPIHSMKN; translated from the coding sequence ATGTCGTACAGTCTCGAAGAAGTCATTGAACTGATTACCGCGGTCGGCGTCGAGACCTTCGATATCCGCACGATCACGGTGGGCGTTTCGCTGCTTACCTGCGCCGACGAGGATGTCGAGCGGTGCGCGGCCAAGGTCTACGACAAGGTCATGCGCACGGCGGCCAACCTCGTGCCGACCGCCCAGGCGATCGAGCGCAAGTTCGGCATTCCGATCGTCAACAAGCGCATCTCGGTCAGCCCGGTCGCGCAGATCGCCGGCCCGTGCAAGGGCGACACGGTTGTGCCGGTCGCTGCCGCGCTCGACCGCGCCGCGACCGAGCTGGGCGTCGACTTTGTCGGCGGCTTCACCGCCAACATCCAGAAGGGCTTCACGCGCGGCGACCAGCTGCTCGTCAACTCGATCCCCGACGCCCTGAGCACGACGAAGCGCGTCTGCTCGAGCGTCAACGTGGGCAGCTCAGCGTCCGGCATCAACATGGACGGCGTCTACCGCATGGCCCAGATCATGAAGGAGACGGCCGAGCGCACGCGCGATCGCGACGGGCTTGGCTGCGCCAAGCTCGTCATCTTCTGCAACCAGCCCGAGGACAACCCCTTCATGGCCGGCGCCTGCCACGGCGTAGGCGAGGCCGAGGCGATCCTGCACGTCGGCATCTCGGGCCCGGGCGTGGTTCGGGCGGCGCTCGCGAACGCCGGCGCCCTCGATTTCGGCGAGCTGTCCGAGCTGATCAAGAAGACCAGTTTCAAGATCACCCGCGTGGGCGAGCTGGTCGGCCGCGAGGCCTCGCGCCTGATGGGCATCCCGTTCGGCGTCATCGATCTTTCGCTGGCCCCGACGCCGGCCGAGGGCGACTCGATCGCCGACATTCTCGAGGCGATGGGCCTCGAACGCACCGGCTGTCACGGCACCACGGCGGCGCTCGCGCTGCTCAACGACGCGGTCAAGAAGGGCGGCGTCATGGCCTGTACCTACGCGGGCGGCCTCTCGGGCGCGTTCATCCCGGTCACCGAGGATGCGAGCATGTGCCGCGCCGTCGAAGAGGGCGTGCTGACGATTCAGAAGCTCGAGGCGATGACCTGCGTCTGCTCGGTCGGCCTCGACATGGTCGCCATCCCAGGCGACACGAGCGTCGAGGTGCTTGCCGGCATCATCGCCGACGAGATGGCGATCGGCATGATCAACCACAAGACCACCGCCGTCCGCCTCATCCCGGTCCCCGGAAAAAAAGCGGGCGATATCGTCGACTTCGGCGGCCTCCTCGGCAAAGGCCCGATCATGGACGTCGTCCGCCACTCCCCCGCCGCCTTCGTAAAACGCGGCGGCCGCATCCCCGCCCCCATCCACAGCATGAAAAACTGA